Proteins encoded together in one Oscillatoria sp. FACHB-1407 window:
- the kdpA gene encoding potassium-transporting ATPase subunit KdpA encodes MLQGWIQIALTLLIVVAITPFFGRYMARVFMGQRTILDSVLNPMERILFSLGGVRAREEMTGWQYARAVLYSNLAMLVFIYLIFMFQGVLPFNPTGLSAPSWDLALHTAISFVTNTNQQHYSGETTYSYFSQFAALGFMMFTSAATGIAVAIAFIRGLTGRPLGNFYVDLIQSITRILLPISIVGAIVLIAAGIPETLASPAIVPTLENPGVSQAIARGPVAHFEIIKELGENGGGFFGINSAHPFENPNGFTNLIELVAMLSIPTSMVITYGIFANNLKQAWLVFSIPFAILVVFIVITAIGEYQGNPAVNALLAGQAPNLEGKEVRFGWAQSALFAVFTTATMCGAVNSLHDSFMPNGGFVTLSNMFLQIVFGGQGTGTAYLFAYLILAVFVTGLMVGRTPEFLGRKIEKREVVLASFLILLVHPIAILIPAAITLAFPEQLAGISNPGFHGLSQVIYEYASAAANNGSGFEGLGDGTLWWNLSTSFSLLAGRYIPIVALLLLADSMSRKQPVPATAGTLRTDTGLFTGVTAGVILILGALTFFPALALGPVAEAFQIVKGIG; translated from the coding sequence ATGTTGCAAGGATGGATTCAAATTGCATTAACGCTGCTGATCGTAGTGGCAATTACGCCATTCTTCGGTCGATATATGGCTCGTGTATTCATGGGACAGCGCACTATTCTTGACTCCGTGCTGAATCCTATGGAGAGAATCCTTTTTTCGCTCGGTGGAGTTCGAGCAAGAGAGGAGATGACAGGCTGGCAATATGCGCGGGCGGTATTGTATAGCAACCTGGCAATGCTGGTGTTCATCTACCTAATCTTCATGTTTCAGGGAGTGTTGCCCTTTAATCCGACGGGCTTGAGTGCGCCATCCTGGGATCTGGCTTTGCACACCGCCATTTCTTTTGTCACGAACACCAATCAGCAACATTATTCGGGTGAAACGACCTATAGCTATTTCAGCCAGTTTGCGGCTTTAGGCTTCATGATGTTTACCTCGGCAGCAACAGGCATTGCAGTGGCGATCGCCTTCATTCGAGGGTTAACAGGTAGACCGCTGGGTAACTTCTACGTTGATTTAATTCAGTCTATCACTCGAATTCTGCTGCCAATCAGTATTGTGGGTGCCATTGTTTTAATTGCCGCAGGAATTCCTGAAACCCTGGCAAGTCCAGCGATCGTCCCGACTTTAGAGAATCCGGGAGTCAGTCAGGCGATCGCCCGTGGTCCCGTGGCTCACTTCGAGATTATTAAGGAGTTAGGTGAGAACGGGGGTGGTTTCTTTGGCATCAACTCAGCACACCCGTTTGAGAATCCGAATGGTTTTACCAATCTCATTGAACTGGTTGCCATGCTCTCCATTCCAACTTCGATGGTTATTACCTATGGCATTTTTGCTAATAATCTCAAGCAAGCCTGGTTAGTATTCAGCATTCCGTTCGCAATTTTGGTAGTTTTCATTGTGATTACAGCGATCGGTGAGTATCAGGGTAATCCTGCGGTGAATGCTTTGCTGGCTGGTCAGGCTCCCAACCTGGAAGGTAAGGAAGTTCGCTTTGGTTGGGCACAGTCTGCCTTATTTGCAGTGTTTACCACCGCCACTATGTGTGGAGCGGTGAACAGCTTGCATGATTCCTTCATGCCGAATGGGGGCTTTGTCACTCTGTCCAATATGTTTCTGCAAATTGTGTTTGGTGGACAGGGAACGGGAACAGCGTATCTCTTTGCCTACCTGATTCTGGCAGTATTTGTCACAGGTTTGATGGTAGGGCGCACACCTGAATTTTTGGGACGTAAGATTGAGAAACGGGAAGTGGTGCTGGCAAGTTTTCTAATTTTGCTGGTTCACCCGATCGCCATCCTCATTCCCGCAGCTATCACTCTGGCATTTCCTGAGCAATTGGCAGGCATCAGCAACCCTGGATTTCATGGATTGTCTCAAGTGATCTACGAGTACGCTTCTGCCGCAGCAAACAATGGCTCTGGCTTTGAGGGACTTGGTGATGGAACCCTCTGGTGGAATTTGAGTACCAGCTTTAGCCTCCTGGCAGGACGCTACATTCCGATCGTGGCATTGCTGCTGTTGGCAGATAGTATGAGCCGCAAGCAACCTGTCCCCGCAACAGCAGGAACCTTACGTACTGATACGGGTTTGTTTACCGGAGTAACCGCTGGCGTGATTCTGATTTTGGGCGCACTGACCTTCTTCCCCGCACTGGCATTAGGTCCAGTTGCAGAGGCTTTTCAAATTGTCAAAGGAATTGGGTAG